A region of Longimicrobium sp. DNA encodes the following proteins:
- a CDS encoding bifunctional heptose 7-phosphate kinase/heptose 1-phosphate adenyltransferase, giving the protein MERLSRARLDEILERARGLRVAVVGDVMLDVYLVGSVSRISPEAPVPVVHVTEERFALGGAANVAANVAAVGAECHLVGYVGADESGRRIRQALSALDGGRVHARLVEREDRPTTTKTRVVARHQQVVRFDREDAGDLPDACATELCDAVRQAVAASDALVLEDYNKGVLVPAVIRAALDAAREAGIPSVVDPKFRNFMEFGGATVFKPNALELGAALGAHVRPDDDAWLEDARTRVGARHLLLTLGEDGMALRSDDAATFRIPTVAREVFDVSGAGDTVTAFVAVALAAGATMEEAAVLANLAAGIEVGKPGVAVVTPAELRAMVGD; this is encoded by the coding sequence ATGGAACGGCTTTCACGCGCGCGGCTGGACGAGATCCTGGAGCGTGCCCGCGGCCTGCGCGTGGCGGTGGTCGGCGACGTGATGCTCGACGTGTACCTGGTGGGCTCCGTCTCGCGCATCTCTCCCGAGGCGCCGGTGCCGGTGGTGCACGTCACCGAGGAGCGCTTCGCCCTGGGCGGTGCGGCCAACGTGGCGGCGAACGTGGCCGCCGTGGGCGCCGAGTGCCACCTGGTGGGCTACGTGGGCGCCGACGAGTCCGGCCGCCGCATCCGCCAGGCGCTCTCGGCGCTGGACGGCGGCCGCGTGCACGCCCGGCTGGTGGAGCGCGAGGACCGGCCGACGACCACCAAGACGCGCGTGGTGGCCCGGCACCAGCAGGTGGTGCGCTTCGACCGCGAGGACGCGGGCGACCTGCCGGACGCGTGCGCCACCGAGCTGTGCGACGCCGTCCGCCAGGCCGTGGCCGCGAGCGACGCGCTGGTGCTGGAGGACTACAACAAGGGCGTGCTGGTCCCCGCCGTCATCCGCGCCGCGCTGGACGCGGCCAGGGAGGCGGGCATCCCCAGCGTGGTAGACCCCAAGTTCCGCAACTTCATGGAGTTCGGCGGGGCCACGGTGTTCAAGCCCAACGCGCTGGAGCTGGGCGCCGCGCTGGGCGCGCACGTCCGCCCCGACGACGACGCGTGGCTGGAGGACGCCCGCACCCGGGTCGGCGCGCGCCACCTGCTGCTGACGCTGGGGGAAGACGGGATGGCGCTGCGGTCGGACGATGCGGCCACCTTCCGCATCCCCACCGTCGCCCGCGAGGTGTTCGACGTGAGCGGCGCGGGCGACACGGTCACCGCCTTCGTCGCCGTCGCCCTCGCCGCGGGCGCGACGATGGAGGAGGCGGCGGTCCTCGCCAACCTCGCGGCCGGCATCGAGGTCGGCAAACCCGGCGTGGCCGTGGTCACCCCCGCCGAGCTCCGCGCGATGGTGGGAGATTGA